TTGAAGGAGGAGGAGTGACTGCTCTATTGGATAATTTAATTGAATAGTTGAGACGAGATGAAATCGTATCACTCATCTTGGCTTAAGTATACCAATTTTCGATAAAAATGTCTATGCATGAGTTTGCCAAGAATAACCGTTTTTTTTCGTTTTTTCTTGGCATTATGAATAAATTGGGTTATATTGCATTGATAGGAGAACAATTATTATAAGCAAAATAACTAATTGTTCCTGAAAACAAACAAAAAACAACGGTTGATAGAGGTAAGGAAGGGGTTTACCTTTGTTTTCCTTTTGGTACAATAAATAAGACGAAATAATGATATAGTATATTCAGAATTACGAGAGTAGCGTTAGCTACGGAGTAATTCGTGACATCATAGTATTATATATAATTATAAATGTAAGAAAGGATTGCATATTAGAAAAAATAGAAAAATGAGAAGACATCAATTGGATACACTGATAAAAAGGGAAAAGATATTTGATAATATTATAGTTCCTTCAGGAACGAAGAAGGAGGCCATAAAAATAATCAGTCGTCTCTGTGCGACACACAGGCTACTAGATGAGAGTACGTTAGAAGAGGCATTTTGGAAGAGAGAGGAATGGGATTCTACGGGATGTGGAGACGGAATTGCAATTCCGCATGCACTTGTAAGGGAAACGAACAAAGTACAGCTTGCAGTGATACGATTTCGCTATCTGATAGAATGGGATGCTTTTGATGGGAAGCCGGTAGGTGTTGCTTTTGCCATCATCGCACCGGAGGAAACCGGGCAGGAGAAATACCTTTCTTTTCTTGCACGTCTTGCCAGAAAGCTTGTGGATGAAGAGTTTATCGAAAGTTTTCGAAAGTGCAGAAATGAAGAGGAAATGTATGAATATCTGCT
This Anaerobutyricum hallii DNA region includes the following protein-coding sequences:
- a CDS encoding PTS sugar transporter subunit IIA; the encoded protein is MDTLIKREKIFDNIIVPSGTKKEAIKIISRLCATHRLLDESTLEEAFWKREEWDSTGCGDGIAIPHALVRETNKVQLAVIRFRYLIEWDAFDGKPVGVAFAIIAPEETGQEKYLSFLARLARKLVDEEFIESFRKCRNEEEMYEYLLSVF